In a genomic window of Babylonia areolata isolate BAREFJ2019XMU chromosome 3, ASM4173473v1, whole genome shotgun sequence:
- the LOC143280683 gene encoding beta-1,3-galactosyltransferase 5-like: MGIPPADASLGFDPGVYHVNQPDVCVQHSEVLLLVIIRTIFAHFDRRTVIRETWAARKSFHGSFAHVLFFFEMSDNKHIQESIERESVMCKDIVQYTMQYPEHTNLTLKTSVAAQWVGEFCPQAKFVLVADDNVVVDIFKILPFLRDQLETGKVMSDSIVLCHYRTSAHEMLLPKQETVSDKDHHFCSNEAFVVSPSVLEQLYLTIQLKGMDLKQQHLWLSQIAEAAGVRFSNTSQHFAGARKKPSVLKTFMAMDYVSSSVMIGIVSEVFQGKEATIMRHIWRIVQEHHTKMQISNVYHAQFPPHKGHDIGGVKFMAIILMCVDFAVVVVIFALIFCKKKRKKWW; the protein is encoded by the coding sequence ATGGGCATCCCTCCTGCGGACGCCAGCCTGGGTTTTGACCCAGGGGTCTACCATGTCAACCAGCCTGATGTCTGCGTCCAGCACTCCGAGGTGCTGCTGCTGGTCATCATCAGAACCATCTTCGCTCACTTTGACCGCCGCACTGTCATCCGTGAGACGTGGGCCGCCCGGAAAAGTTTCCACGGTTCCTTCGCTcatgttctgtttttctttgaaaTGTCAGACAACAAGCACATTCAGGAGTCCATCGAGCGAGAAAGTGTCATGTGCAAAGATATTGTGCAGTACACCATGCAGTATCCTGAGCACACCAACTTGACGTTGAAGACGTCCGTGGCAGCGCAGTGGGTGGGGGAGTTTTGCCCTCAGGCCAAGTTCGTTCTGGTGGCTGATGACAATGTGGTGGTGGACATCTTTAAAATTCTCCCTTTTTTACGGGACCAGCTGGAGACAGGCAAGGTGATGTCGGACTCAATAGTGCTGTGTCATTACCGAACCTCGGCCCATGAAATGCTTCTTCCTAAACAAGAGACTGTGTCGGACAAGGACCACCATTTCTGCAGTAACGAAGCATTTGTGGTGTCGCCCTCGGTGCTGGAACAGCTGTACCTGACCATCCAACTCAAAGGCATGGACCTGAAGCAGCAGCACTTATGGCTTAGCCAGATCGCTGAGGCGGCAGGGGTCAGGTTCTCCAACACGTCCCAGCACTTCGCCGGCGCCAGGAAGAAACCGTCGGTGCTGAAGACGTTCATGGCCATGGACTACGTGTCGAGCTCCGTGATGATCGGCATTGTGAGCGAGGTGTTCCAGGGGAAGGAGGCCACCATCATGCGACACATCTGGCGCATTGTGCAGGAACACCACACCAAAATGCAGATCTCCAACGTCTACCACGCCCAGTTCCCGCCACACAAAGGCCACGACATTGGAGGGGTCAAGTTCATGGCCATCATCTTGATGTGTGTGGattttgcggtggtggtggtgatttttgccTTGATTTTTTGCAAAAAGAAACGTAAGAAATGGTGGTGA